ACCATTCTTCACCCCCAACGGGAGCGGTGGGTCCGATCCTCTCGATGCGTCCCGCAAGTCCATTTTCCGGCAGGATTTGTTGGGGCATCTGTTCCACATAATGGTCAGGTATTTCATTCTGTGATTTTAGCAACGAAAAATGAAACTTGTCAAGAGATTTATTCTCGACAGAGGAAGAGTTTTCCTTTATACAATATGTACACCACGCGAGACCGCAGACGGGTCCCTTGAGAAGTTATCTTGACATATTTCATACAATGGTATTTCATATAGTGAACTAGGTTACCACGAGGTGAAATGTTATGAACAGGATCGATACTGAAACGCGAAGCGACAAGGGATTCTACAACCGGTCCCTTGAGAGGGCCCTCCAGATCATGTGCGCCTTCACCAGCGAGCGGAATGCCTACACCCTCACGCAGCTCACGGAAGCGGTGCGGCTGCCCAAGGCCACGACCATCAGGCTCTGTTCCACGCTTATCAAATACGGCTTCATGAAATTCGACCACGCGTCCATGCAGTATTCACTGGGCATCAAGCTCTTCGAACTGG
This Syntrophorhabdus sp. DNA region includes the following protein-coding sequences:
- a CDS encoding helix-turn-helix domain-containing protein — translated: MNRIDTETRSDKGFYNRSLERALQIMCAFTSERNAYTLTQLTEAVRLPKATTIRLCSTLIKYGFMKFDHASMQYSLGIKLFELGSIVYSSLSLRKTASPFLHQLQVRSGKTCFLGILENDELVYLDKRE